The genomic segment ATCCCAAGTTTATAAGAGTTACTAGAACATTTTCTAGATTTTTGGGATCATGTATTGCGTTATAGCATGTCAATGGTTGCTCTATAGGCCCTATAGATACCCTCATGGCTGTTTCCACAACATTATAGGGCAACCTTCCTGAATCTTGCGTAGTAACAAACGTCTGCACCACGGATCTGATCAAGTATCTGTATGTGATCATGGGCAATTTCTCTAGAAGCACTAGTAGAAGATCATGCTTGCGTAGCTCGCTTTCGTGTGTTTGTAACCACCCATTGAGTCCCTTTATGGAACCACCTCTAACGTGACGAGCCAATTCTGAATACCTGTCAGCTATCGTGGCATTGAGGCTTCTTATTAAATTCAATCTTGGTAATTTACCAATCATTAGTCCTGTAGGCACCAGATATATGAGAATTCTTACCAAATTTCGACGCAATTGTGGGATGTAATCGGGATGTACGCAGTCCAGCACAAGTGCTAGTTGTCTATAGGCACTATTCAATTGTACAAAGGCATTTGTAACCATGTTGTTGAGTAAGTAGTAGCGTCCCAGAAGGTATCGGTATTCAATTTGTTCCTTTATAGGATACTCACGAAATGGTGCCATGCTCTTTGgtctgaaatttttgaatataTTGGAACATAATTGTGGTGAATCGATTTGGAAATAAATGTTGTTAATCTTATTGACAATGTACATCAATATGGTTTGTTTAGCAGGTATCGTATCagcattttccaatttttttatgCTGTTGAATAGTCTTGATATCACTGAAGATATAAATGAGAGTAACTGGTGTCTCTTGGTCCCAATTATAAGATAATTACTGTCCAATCTTTTAGCTAGTGGTATCACGTACTCAGTGTGAGACCTAAAAAGTGGAACTAAATTGTCTATGGGGTAACTATCGTTCAACAAGCAgttgttcaaattttgataaaaattgaagattaAATCAcaacttttccaaagtgACCATGGATCCACATCTCTACAGTACTGTAGAAATGACACCAATAAAATGTTGAAACGAGTCCAGTTACCACCATGAAATTTATGAGACTCGATTAATTTCTCTAACGACTTATCATCATGTCGACTTTTGGGTCCCCTGTTCAATTCATTCTGTAACGACGCTAAAACCATCCCATTATTCTTTAGATCGATGGAAATCACATTGTAGTTACCAGCAGCcacatctttcaaaaattgagcTAATGAATAATTCATCCAGATGGACTTAgtctcttgttctttttcctcttcctATCTAGTGATGAGTTCTTCAACATTGAAATGAAATATTTCGAACTTTATATTATACAAAGCTGAGCTTGAAAGAGAACACAAATATGCCAAATATGGCAGTAGATGAACCTCATAAGGCTGCCAATAATCCATCCCAAAAGCAGAATAAGGGCAATGGAAAGAAAAACGACAAGAAATCTGCTGATGGAGGTGACAAAACGGCGCCAAAGTCTTTTCGTCGTTCCAAAGCCAGAAACAATAATAGACGTAGAGATCGTGGAACCAAAAGAGGTCCTCCAGGTGTTAAATTGATTCTGAGATTGTTGCCACCTACTTTGacaaaagatcaatttctaGAAACTTTGAAGCCTGTTGTCGGTGATCTTTCTTCATGGCAATTATTACGTTGGTACTATGTGCAAGGATACTATACTTCCAAAATATTTGCTGAACCTGTTTACTCAAGATGTTATTTCATCTTCTCTAACATGGACCAACTCAAGCATTTTGCTCAATTGGTGGAACCCTTGACCTTCGTTGATGACAAGGATAATTCTGCTAAGGCGGTACTTAAACTTTCTAGCTACTGTGAAAgttatgatgatgataatagGAAACCAAGTCGTAGCAGTGAAGCATTAGAGGGCAGTTTGGATCAGgacattttctttcaaacgTTCATGAATTCTATGAAATTAATGGAACAATCATCAGAATACTCATATGCAGACGTCAACCTTTTGAAGCCGTTGGAAAAGGAGATGAATAAGCAGAgggaattggaattggcAATCCAAAAAAGGTCTGAGTCTGCACTAGTAGCATTAGCTGGTGACAATAAACCCAAGAAAtctaagaagaagaagaagaagtcaCAGCAGAAGGAAGTTAAAGAACCGAAACctaagaagaataaaaccaagaaatccaaatctgGTGCTCAAGCAGGTGGCAAAGGATCTACAACAGCACCTGCATCAGATGGTAAATCTGGTGATAACTCCAATGTAGTTATTCTCGAGGCAGCAGGtaaaaaagaattgcaaagaagaaagaaagtACAAGACACTGATGGTAAACCCACCGAAAAGTCTAAATCTAGTGCGAAGAAGA from the Zygosaccharomyces rouxii strain CBS732 chromosome B complete sequence genome contains:
- the THP1 gene encoding Thp1p (similar to uniprot|Q08231 Saccharomyces cerevisiae YOL072W THP1 Nuclear pore-associated protein forms a complex with Sac3p that is involved in transcription and in mRNA export from the nucleus contains a PAM domain implicated in protein-protein binding), producing the protein MNYSLAQFLKDVAAGNYNVISIDLKNNGMVLASLQNELNRGPKSRHDDKSLEKLIESHKFHGGNWTRFNILLVSFLQYCRDVDPWSLWKSCDLIFNFYQNLNNCLLNDSYPIDNLVPLFRSHTEYVIPLAKRLDSNYLIIGTKRHQLLSFISSVISRLFNSIKKLENADTIPAKQTILMYIVNKINNIYFQIDSPQLCSNIFKNFRPKSMAPFREYPIKEQIEYRYLLGRYYLLNNMVTNAFVQLNSAYRQLALVLDCVHPDYIPQLRRNLVRILIYLVPTGLMIGKLPRLNLIRSLNATIADRYSELARHVRGGSIKGLNGWLQTHESELRKHDLLLVLLEKLPMITYRYLIRSVVQTFVTTQDSGRLPYNVVETAMRVSIGPIEQPLTCYNAIHDPKNLENVLVTLINLGLLRGNCFPLLRTCVVKKTHQTQEILPPIQDRVVQAFPLNSDDAWLDG
- the UPF3 gene encoding Upf3p (weakly similar to uniprot|P48412 Saccharomyces cerevisiae YGR072W UPF3 Component of the nonsense-mediated mRNA decay (NMD) pathway along with Nam7p and Nmd2p involved in decay of mRNA containing nonsense codons), with protein sequence MPNMAVDEPHKAANNPSQKQNKGNGKKNDKKSADGGDKTAPKSFRRSKARNNNRRRDRGTKRGPPGVKLILRLLPPTLTKDQFLETLKPVVGDLSSWQLLRWYYVQGYYTSKIFAEPVYSRCYFIFSNMDQLKHFAQLVEPLTFVDDKDNSAKAVLKLSSYCESYDDDNRKPSRSSEALEGSLDQDIFFQTFMNSMKLMEQSSEYSYADVNLLKPLEKEMNKQRELELAIQKRSESALVALAGDNKPKKSKKKKKKSQQKEVKEPKPKKNKTKKSKSGAQAGGKGSTTAPASDGKSGDNSNVVILEAAGKKELQRRKKVQDTDGKPTEKSKSSAKKNSKKPVKLLKKEPQE